Within the Pseudomonas chlororaphis subsp. aurantiaca genome, the region TAGGCTCGGCTTCCATGCCCAGGGACTTGATGGCGGCGATGATCGGGGCGACGTCCGGCAGGTCATGGGTCACGCCCAGCACCCGGTTGATCAGGTTGAACTCCAGCTGCTGCACACCCGCCAGCTTGCCCAGCTTGTTCTGGATCAGCGTCTGCTCGGTCGGGCAGTCCATGGCGTCGATGCGGAAGTTGCTCAGGCGAGCAGTGGCGCTCGGCGCCGCGCTGAGCTTGACCAGCGCCGGCGCGGCGGCCGACGAACAGCAGGCGTCGCCGTGACTGGCGGCCTGGGGCTCGCTCAACTGGATCAACGACGGCGACGAGCAGCAGGAACCGCCGTGGCCAGCATGGTCGTGTTTTTTCACCGGATGCAGTTTGGCGCCATGATCGTGATCGTGATCGTGATCGTGATCGTGATCGTGATCGTGATCGTGATCGTGGCCAGCATGCTTGGAACCAGCGCCAGGTTTGCCAGGGGTGTGCAACGAATCGCTCATAAGGTCGCGTCCGAAAAGGTGCCTGTTGCCAAGTGAACACCCTGTAGCCACTATAGGGTCAAGCATCCTTTCGGAGATTGGCGCGATGAAAATTGGCGAGCTGGCGAAGCTGACCGACTGTCAGGTCGAAACCATCCGTTACTACGAGCGCGAAGGCCTGCTGCCGGAACCGGCCCGCAGCGAGGGCAATTACCGTCTGTATACCCAGGCCCACACCGAACGCCTGACCTTCATCCGCAACTGCCGCAGCCTGGACATGACCCTCGAGGAAATCCGCAGCCTGCTGAACCTGCGCGACAGCCCGCAGGACCAGTGCCAGAACGTGAACGCGCTGATCGACGAACATATCCACCACGTCAAGGCGCGGATCGACGGGCTCTTGGCCTTGCAGACACAGTTGCTCGACCTGCGCCAACGCTGCAGCGAAGGGCCGGACCTGGATCAGTGCGGGATTTTGCAGCGCCTGGAAGTCAGCGGCTCGGTGGCCCCCAGCGAGGCCGAGGATTCTCATGTGGGCCGTAGCCACGGCCACTAGAAACGACGCGGGCCAGCCTTGCTCCTGCGATAGACAGGAGCGAGGCTGGCCCGCGAGCATTGCGCAATGACGCCTGGGTCAGACCGCCATCGGCGCAGTCATCGGCGCGTGGTGCTCGTAGCCTTCCAGCGAGAAGTCGCTCGGCTCGACCTTTTCCAGCCACTCCGGCTCGTACACACCGGTCTTGGCGAACTCCGGTACACGCTCGGAAATCACCAGCTTCGGCATCGGAAACGGTTCGCGCTTGAGCTGTTCGTTGAGCATGTCCAGGTGGTTTTCGTAGACGTGGGCGTCACCGATGAAATAGGTGAACCAGCGCGGGGTGTAGCCGGTCAGGCGACCGATCAGGCTCAGCAGCGCGGCGCCTTCGGTGAGGTTGAACGGCGTGCCCAGGCCCAGGTCGTTGGAACGGATGTAGAGGGTCAGGGAGATTTCCCGGGTCTCGACATTCGGGTGGAACTGGTACAGCAGGTGGCACGGTGGCAGGGCCATTTCATCCAGCTGGGCGCAGTTCCAGCCGTGGAACAGGATACGGCGGCTGCCCGGGTCCTTGATGATGGTGTCCACGCACTGGCGCACCTGATCGATGGCCTTGTACAGCACTACGTAGGCCTGGCCGTTTTCCTCACCCTCGGCGATCTGCCGGTAACCCTGCTTCAGGGT harbors:
- the cadR gene encoding Cd(II)/Pb(II)-responsive transcriptional regulator, which produces MKIGELAKLTDCQVETIRYYEREGLLPEPARSEGNYRLYTQAHTERLTFIRNCRSLDMTLEEIRSLLNLRDSPQDQCQNVNALIDEHIHHVKARIDGLLALQTQLLDLRQRCSEGPDLDQCGILQRLEVSGSVAPSEAEDSHVGRSHGH
- a CDS encoding thymidylate synthase codes for the protein MKQYLDLVAHVIKNGTKQANRTGVNTISFPGAMLRYDLKEGFPAITTRKMAFKSAIGEMCGFLRGVNNAAEFRALGCKVWDQNANENAQWLANPFRQGEDDLGEIYGVQWRKWPAYKQIPLSNPAAIEQTLKQGYRQIAEGEENGQAYVVLYKAIDQVRQCVDTIIKDPGSRRILFHGWNCAQLDEMALPPCHLLYQFHPNVETREISLTLYIRSNDLGLGTPFNLTEGAALLSLIGRLTGYTPRWFTYFIGDAHVYENHLDMLNEQLKREPFPMPKLVISERVPEFAKTGVYEPEWLEKVEPSDFSLEGYEHHAPMTAPMAV